From a region of the Vicinamibacteria bacterium genome:
- a CDS encoding NHL repeat-containing protein: MILSAFSASADELVYPVDVTVDPQGGVYVADHEAHALLKLDGDSFRVIAKGEGLPRTPLYGIRHVTFEKDGWFVASDPATMKLFRIGIDGKIDPIADDDRFVTPWGVAVESTGNVLAVDRVTHRLRRVMANGEVEDVAEIRAPRAILFDKEGAIVVLTDKTLVRVAGGTTTPIAGSSPFEFPHDAVLHPNGNFYVTDGYARAIWQVSPDGKVTPFLQGEPLTSPQGLALDREGNLLVVDAHAKAIFKVTPQGELSRLPK, translated from the coding sequence GTGATCCTCTCTGCCTTCTCGGCTTCCGCCGACGAGCTCGTGTATCCGGTCGACGTGACCGTCGACCCCCAAGGTGGCGTTTACGTCGCGGATCACGAGGCCCATGCGCTCCTCAAGCTCGATGGCGATTCGTTCCGGGTCATCGCGAAGGGTGAGGGCCTGCCCCGAACACCGCTCTACGGCATCCGCCACGTGACCTTCGAAAAGGACGGCTGGTTCGTTGCCAGCGATCCGGCAACGATGAAGCTGTTCCGCATCGGAATCGACGGCAAGATCGACCCCATCGCCGACGACGACCGCTTCGTCACGCCCTGGGGCGTCGCGGTGGAGTCGACCGGCAACGTGCTCGCCGTCGACCGCGTGACTCACCGGCTGCGGCGCGTCATGGCCAACGGCGAGGTGGAAGACGTCGCGGAGATTCGAGCGCCTCGCGCGATCCTGTTCGACAAAGAGGGTGCGATCGTCGTGCTCACCGACAAAACCCTCGTCAGAGTCGCGGGCGGAACGACCACGCCGATCGCTGGCTCGTCGCCGTTCGAGTTCCCGCACGATGCGGTTCTGCATCCGAACGGAAACTTCTACGTGACCGACGGTTACGCTCGCGCGATCTGGCAGGTCTCTCCCGACGGTAAAGTGACGCCATTTCTCCAAGGCGAGCCGCTGACGAGCCCCCAGGGCCTGGCGCTCGACCGGGAAGGAAACCTGCTGGTCGTCGACGCCCACGCCAAAGCGATATTCAAAGTCACTCCCCAAGGAGAGCTGAGCCGGCTCCCCAAGTGA
- a CDS encoding sodium-translocating pyrophosphatase has translation MEGVVNWTPVLGLAALLFAWYKAGFVARQDAGTDRMKEIAGFIRTGAMAFLWREYSVLALFTLVVTVLLVVSNYRAGTALVGLSFLVGASSSALAGFFGMRVATQANVRTTNAARESISRALGVAFSGGSVMGMSVVGLALLGLSLLYLLYTNLYGVEQETIQNRVLQILSGFSLGASSIALFARVGGGIYTKSADVGADLVGKVEAGIPEDDPRNPAVIADNVGDNVGDVCGMGADLFESYVGAIIGSMVLALGYVSSLEASGVTVASPLNYVVLPLVLAGIGIVASIAGTFAVRTSEGGNPQTALNLGTIGAAIMMLIISVPVIRSLTPEAWDRLYLSMIAGLAVGSAIGFITEHYTAESKKPAQHVAAASQTGSATNIIAGLALGMRSTAWPLILLSTAIVVTYKLAGLYGVALAGLGMLATVGIQLAVDAYGPIADNAGGIAEMSELPKEVRGRTDKLDAVGNTTAAIGKGFAIGSAALAALALMAAFQQQAGLNVAALSVSEPIVLAGILVGAMVPFLFSSMAMEAVGDAAFDMIEEVRRQFKEIDGLLEGKKGAKADNARCVDIATAAALKRMIVPGLMAVVIPVAAGLYDPNFLAGLLVGALASGVLLAIFMANAGGAWDNAKKHIEGGNFGGKGSDAHKAAVVGDTVGDPFKDTAGPAINILIKLMSVVALVIAPLIR, from the coding sequence GTGGAAGGTGTCGTCAATTGGACGCCTGTTCTCGGTCTGGCTGCGCTCTTGTTCGCCTGGTACAAAGCGGGCTTCGTCGCCCGTCAGGATGCTGGCACCGATCGCATGAAAGAGATTGCGGGATTCATCCGCACCGGCGCCATGGCTTTCTTGTGGCGCGAATACTCGGTGCTCGCCCTGTTCACCCTCGTCGTGACAGTCCTGCTCGTCGTCTCCAACTATAGGGCGGGGACGGCGCTCGTGGGACTTTCCTTTCTCGTGGGGGCGTCCAGCTCGGCTCTTGCGGGATTCTTTGGTATGCGGGTCGCGACCCAGGCCAACGTTCGAACCACGAACGCCGCCCGCGAGTCGATTTCGCGAGCACTCGGCGTGGCTTTCTCCGGCGGCTCGGTGATGGGCATGTCGGTCGTCGGTCTGGCGCTTCTCGGACTGTCGCTTCTGTACCTGCTCTACACGAATCTATATGGCGTCGAGCAGGAGACCATCCAGAACCGGGTGCTCCAGATACTTTCTGGTTTCAGCCTTGGCGCCTCGTCGATCGCGCTCTTCGCCAGGGTCGGCGGCGGAATCTACACGAAATCCGCGGACGTGGGCGCGGATCTCGTCGGGAAGGTCGAAGCCGGAATTCCCGAGGACGACCCGAGAAACCCGGCCGTCATCGCCGACAACGTGGGAGACAACGTCGGGGACGTCTGTGGCATGGGCGCGGACCTCTTCGAGTCGTATGTCGGTGCCATCATCGGTAGCATGGTTCTCGCGCTCGGCTACGTGTCGAGCCTCGAAGCATCGGGCGTCACCGTTGCCTCACCTTTGAACTACGTGGTGCTTCCTCTGGTCCTGGCGGGAATCGGGATCGTCGCTTCGATCGCCGGCACCTTCGCGGTGAGAACGTCGGAAGGGGGAAATCCCCAGACCGCTCTCAATCTCGGGACGATCGGCGCCGCCATCATGATGCTGATCATCTCGGTTCCGGTAATTCGTTCGCTGACGCCGGAAGCTTGGGACCGCTTGTATCTCTCGATGATCGCCGGCCTGGCCGTAGGAAGCGCTATCGGTTTCATCACCGAGCATTACACCGCGGAGTCGAAGAAGCCAGCTCAGCATGTCGCTGCGGCGTCGCAAACCGGCTCGGCGACCAACATCATTGCCGGGCTCGCATTGGGAATGAGATCCACGGCGTGGCCGCTGATATTGTTGTCAACCGCCATCGTCGTGACCTACAAGCTCGCAGGGCTCTACGGGGTGGCGCTCGCCGGTCTGGGGATGCTCGCGACAGTGGGGATCCAGCTAGCCGTCGACGCCTACGGCCCCATTGCCGACAACGCCGGGGGAATCGCCGAGATGAGCGAGCTTCCGAAAGAAGTGCGAGGGCGAACCGACAAGCTGGACGCCGTGGGAAATACCACGGCGGCCATCGGCAAGGGATTCGCGATTGGCTCGGCCGCTCTCGCCGCGCTCGCTTTGATGGCTGCTTTCCAGCAACAGGCGGGGCTCAACGTTGCCGCGCTCTCCGTGTCGGAGCCCATCGTGCTCGCCGGGATCCTCGTAGGCGCCATGGTGCCGTTTCTGTTCTCCTCGATGGCGATGGAAGCCGTGGGGGATGCCGCCTTCGATATGATCGAGGAGGTACGAAGACAGTTCAAAGAGATCGACGGGCTTCTCGAAGGCAAGAAAGGGGCGAAAGCGGACAACGCTCGGTGCGTCGACATCGCGACCGCGGCGGCACTCAAGCGAATGATCGTCCCTGGGCTGATGGCGGTCGTGATCCCGGTCGCGGCCGGTCTGTACGATCCGAACTTTCTCGCCGGGCTCCTCGTGGGAGCGCTCGCTTCGGGCGTACTCCTCGCGATCTTCATGGCGAACGCCGGGGGCGCCTGGGACAACGCCAAGAAGCACATCGAGGGTGGAAACTTCGGCGGGAAGGGAAGCGATGCCCACAAAGCGGCGGTCGTGGGTGACACCGTGGGGGATCCGTTCAAGGATACGGCCGGGCCCGCCATCAATATCCTTATCAAATTGATGTCGGTCGTGGCCCTCGTCATCGCTCCGTTGATTCGATAG
- a CDS encoding DUF1592 domain-containing protein, whose protein sequence is MKAPVIVIALLLARGSFASQGAAVTKPMHPDTDTNRVIQEVCVTCHNATTLLGNLSLEDFDVYAAEKSAEVAEKVIRKLRAEMMPPPGIPRPDEAALTAVYETLEARIDAAALRDPNPGARSFQRLNRTEYENAIRDLLELDVDASDWLPLDQMSANFDNMADAQTLSPMLLESYLNAASDISRMAVGDRNAPAVDVTYTSSIYASQHPWDQLEGAPYGTRGGLVVEHAFPADAEYVFELTFASGENAQLEDVDLSIDGERVALIPYAQSEGGADGRGAAPMSTEPVAVRAGQRRVAAAFIRRTDGPYEDLIRPHDWSFAGGGSGGSGITTLPHLRSVVIKGPYHATGLSDTPSRKRIFSCRPTSPGEERPCAEEIVTRLGSEAYRRSLSAGDLEGLMEFYDLGASKGGFEIGVRMALEAILASPYFVLRLETEPSGARTGQGYRISDVDLASRLSFFLWGTPPDGELQKLANEGRLSDPGEIERQTRRMLADPRAEALGTRFAALWLRLQDLYKVRPDPNYYPNFDENLADAMRRETELFFYDLVREDRSVLELFTADYTFVNERLARHYGFPDIAGSRFRRVAYPDDTRRGILGHGSVLVLTSMANRTSPVLRGKWVMEVLMGTPPPPPPPNVPDLEQTEGVSNGRTLTTRERLELHRSDPTCRSCHRLMDPIGLALDNFDVTAKWRTRESGMPLDTHGEFYDGTPVSTPAELVEALLKRPEILVRNFAENLLAYALGRRIEYTDQPTIRSIVRKAEENDYRVSSFIMGVVGSDAFQMKRVDPMTTDEATTVHQP, encoded by the coding sequence ATGAAGGCGCCGGTAATCGTCATCGCTCTACTCTTGGCCCGAGGCTCGTTCGCGAGCCAGGGGGCCGCGGTGACGAAGCCCATGCATCCGGACACCGACACCAATCGCGTGATCCAGGAGGTCTGCGTCACCTGTCACAATGCCACCACGCTCCTGGGGAACCTGTCCCTCGAGGATTTCGACGTGTATGCCGCGGAGAAGAGCGCCGAAGTCGCCGAGAAGGTGATTCGCAAGCTGCGGGCGGAGATGATGCCCCCTCCGGGGATTCCGAGACCGGACGAGGCCGCGCTCACGGCGGTTTACGAGACACTCGAGGCGCGGATCGACGCCGCCGCTCTTCGCGATCCGAACCCGGGAGCGCGCTCGTTCCAACGGCTCAATCGAACCGAGTACGAGAACGCGATTCGTGACCTCCTGGAGCTCGACGTGGATGCTTCGGACTGGCTGCCGCTCGATCAGATGAGCGCCAATTTCGACAACATGGCCGACGCCCAGACGTTGTCTCCGATGCTTCTCGAGTCTTATCTCAACGCGGCCAGCGATATCAGCCGGATGGCCGTCGGGGATCGAAACGCTCCCGCCGTCGACGTGACGTACACCAGTTCGATCTACGCTTCCCAGCACCCGTGGGATCAGCTCGAGGGTGCTCCTTACGGGACGCGTGGTGGCTTGGTGGTAGAACACGCCTTCCCCGCCGATGCCGAATACGTTTTCGAGCTGACCTTCGCTTCCGGGGAGAACGCTCAGCTCGAGGACGTCGACCTGTCCATCGACGGCGAGCGCGTCGCCCTGATACCGTACGCTCAGTCGGAGGGAGGCGCCGATGGCCGGGGCGCGGCGCCGATGAGTACGGAGCCGGTTGCCGTTCGGGCGGGCCAACGGCGGGTGGCCGCGGCATTCATTCGCAGGACCGATGGGCCTTACGAGGATCTCATCCGCCCGCATGACTGGTCGTTCGCCGGCGGTGGTTCCGGGGGCAGCGGAATCACGACTCTGCCCCACCTTCGGAGTGTCGTCATCAAAGGGCCCTACCATGCGACCGGGCTCTCGGACACTCCGAGCCGTAAGCGCATCTTCTCCTGCCGGCCCACGAGCCCGGGCGAGGAGAGGCCGTGCGCCGAAGAGATCGTGACGCGGCTCGGTAGCGAAGCTTATCGGCGTTCCCTATCGGCCGGCGATCTGGAGGGCTTGATGGAGTTCTACGATCTCGGTGCGTCCAAGGGCGGGTTCGAGATCGGAGTGCGCATGGCTCTCGAGGCGATCTTGGCGAGCCCGTATTTCGTTTTGCGACTCGAGACCGAGCCGAGCGGTGCGCGGACGGGGCAGGGATACCGTATCAGCGACGTCGATCTGGCATCGCGACTGTCGTTCTTTCTCTGGGGGACTCCCCCCGACGGCGAGCTCCAGAAGCTGGCTAACGAAGGCCGACTTTCCGACCCGGGTGAGATCGAGCGTCAGACGCGCCGCATGCTGGCGGACCCTCGCGCGGAAGCTTTGGGCACCCGCTTCGCCGCGCTATGGCTCAGGCTACAGGACTTGTACAAAGTTCGCCCCGATCCAAACTACTATCCGAATTTCGACGAGAACCTCGCCGACGCGATGCGACGTGAGACCGAGCTCTTCTTTTATGATCTCGTTCGCGAGGATCGGAGCGTGCTCGAGCTCTTCACCGCCGACTACACGTTCGTCAACGAGCGCCTCGCCCGCCATTACGGGTTTCCCGACATTGCCGGAAGCAGGTTTCGACGCGTGGCCTACCCCGATGACACCCGCCGGGGAATCCTGGGCCATGGCAGCGTGCTCGTTCTCACTTCCATGGCAAACCGGACTTCGCCAGTGCTCCGGGGGAAGTGGGTCATGGAAGTTCTGATGGGGACGCCTCCGCCTCCGCCGCCTCCGAACGTCCCGGACCTGGAACAGACCGAAGGGGTCTCGAACGGGAGGACTCTGACCACGCGCGAACGTCTCGAGCTCCATCGCTCCGACCCGACTTGCAGGTCTTGTCATCGACTCATGGACCCTATCGGTTTGGCTTTGGACAACTTCGACGTCACGGCGAAGTGGCGCACTCGTGAGAGCGGGATGCCGCTCGACACCCACGGCGAATTCTACGATGGCACCCCGGTCTCGACTCCTGCGGAGCTGGTCGAAGCTCTTTTGAAGCGTCCCGAGATCCTGGTACGAAACTTCGCCGAGAATCTTCTGGCATACGCACTGGGCCGGCGAATCGAGTATACCGATCAGCCGACGATTCGGTCGATCGTGAGGAAGGCCGAGGAAAACGATTACCGGGTATCGTCGTTCATAATGGGAGTGGTCGGGAGCGACGCTTTTCAGATGAAGCGCGTGGACCCGATGACGACCGACGAAGCGACGACGGTCCACCAGCCGTAA
- a CDS encoding DUF1552 domain-containing protein → MGYITGKHMPRRTFLRGLGASVALPFLDAMIPAGRRASAATRASIDRMRLVCIEEVHGVPGCNEWGATQHLFAPATTGPDFQLLPDNVLSPLSEFQDQLTIISNTDVRMAEAFSPPEIGGDHFRSSAVFLTHCHPKQTQGSDIYAGTSMDQMYAQRFGQDTPLPSMQFCIENLDQAGGCTYNYSCVYTDSISWASPTEPLPMIRDPRVAFDMLFGAGGTPEARAERRQARKSILDWIARDVTVARKQLGAADRLRLDRYLENVREIERRIEMVEAHNQSGEQRELPDAPAGVPDSFSEHMKLMFDLQVLALEADMTRVLSFKLGRDSQNRVFPESGSDKPFHPASHHGNKEENILEFNKICKYRMSMLPYFLEKLSSTMVEDSSLLDKSMILWGSPMADGNIHNHRRCPLILLGRANGHLRGNLHLKAPDGTPMANVMLTLLHMLGLDDQESFGDSTGTFDLSPLARASSTA, encoded by the coding sequence ATGGGGTACATTACGGGAAAGCACATGCCGCGGCGGACGTTCCTTCGGGGCCTCGGCGCTTCGGTGGCGCTGCCGTTTCTGGACGCGATGATCCCGGCGGGACGCCGGGCGTCGGCGGCGACGCGAGCCTCCATCGACCGCATGCGGCTCGTCTGCATCGAGGAGGTGCATGGCGTCCCGGGCTGCAACGAGTGGGGGGCGACCCAGCACCTGTTCGCGCCGGCGACGACCGGTCCTGACTTTCAGCTGCTCCCCGACAATGTTTTGAGCCCACTGTCGGAGTTCCAGGACCAATTGACGATCATCAGCAACACCGACGTGCGCATGGCGGAAGCTTTCTCACCGCCGGAGATCGGAGGCGATCATTTCCGCTCCAGCGCGGTGTTTCTCACTCATTGCCACCCGAAGCAGACTCAGGGCTCGGACATCTATGCCGGGACGTCGATGGACCAGATGTACGCCCAGCGTTTCGGCCAGGACACCCCACTGCCTTCGATGCAGTTCTGCATCGAGAATCTCGATCAGGCGGGCGGGTGCACCTACAACTATTCCTGCGTGTACACGGACTCGATCAGTTGGGCATCGCCCACGGAGCCGCTGCCGATGATTCGCGATCCACGGGTCGCATTCGACATGCTGTTCGGTGCGGGGGGAACCCCCGAGGCACGAGCCGAGCGCCGGCAAGCACGAAAGAGTATCCTCGACTGGATCGCCCGCGATGTGACGGTCGCGCGAAAACAGCTGGGTGCCGCAGACCGCCTCCGGCTCGACCGATACCTCGAGAACGTGCGCGAGATCGAGCGCCGAATCGAGATGGTCGAAGCGCACAACCAGAGCGGGGAGCAGCGAGAGCTGCCCGACGCGCCCGCGGGCGTGCCCGATTCCTTCTCCGAGCACATGAAGCTGATGTTCGACCTCCAGGTGCTGGCGTTGGAAGCGGACATGACCCGGGTCCTCTCGTTCAAGCTGGGACGTGACTCCCAGAACCGCGTGTTTCCCGAGAGCGGATCCGACAAGCCGTTCCACCCGGCGTCTCACCATGGAAACAAGGAGGAGAACATTCTGGAGTTCAACAAGATCTGCAAGTACCGCATGAGCATGCTCCCGTACTTTCTCGAGAAACTGAGCTCGACGATGGTGGAAGACTCTTCACTGCTGGACAAGTCGATGATCCTCTGGGGATCGCCAATGGCCGACGGAAACATCCATAACCACCGTCGCTGTCCCCTCATCCTGCTCGGCCGCGCCAACGGCCATCTTCGCGGAAACCTCCATCTGAAGGCCCCCGACGGAACGCCGATGGCGAACGTCATGCTCACGCTCTTGCACATGCTGGGGCTCGACGACCAGGAGTCATTTGGCGACAGCACCGGAACGTTCGATCTCTCGCCACTGGCGCGGGCGTCGAGCACGGCGTGA
- a CDS encoding ankyrin repeat domain-containing protein, translating to MRAGPSASAWTIVVAFGVSVLAASPSYSPVADAAKAGDLESVRRILQRGADVNAAQGDGMSALHWAAVLGDAGMAEILIYAGANAMAETRIGHYTPLHLAAKAGRASVVETLLEAGADVNARTTNTGATPLHLAAASGDARVVTALLARGANVDARDSEWGQTPLIYAAAQNRVDAIRALLRSDADPGVTTKVLDLEAEEKLVRASEKRQEKVLETLRGKGSTVAEGESAPPSAPQLKAAILAARELYLSGEVPEKEEPDEGRRFRPELNLETKGGLTALLHAARQGHVEASLALLDGGADINQVSAGDGTSPLLIATINAQFDLALVLLERGADPNLEARGNGVAPLWAAVNAQWQPRTRFPQPQQHGLQKATYLDLMKALLEAGANPDARLTKHPWYMVYTGCGNRNCGLEDTVGSTAFWRAAYATDVDAMRLLVAHGADPNIPTKAPPPRPPRSGTIAENVDSVEPKPVQPSGPALWPATDAATVTPDPSGLPKVKAGDPGVFPIHAASGVGYGEGFAGNAHRHAPDAWLAAVKYLVEELGVDVNARDYNGYNALHHAAARGDDEMILYLVDKGCDVTAVSRSGQTTADMANGPVQRVSPFPETVALLERLGSKNNHNCVSC from the coding sequence ATGAGAGCTGGCCCATCCGCCTCGGCGTGGACGATCGTCGTTGCTTTCGGTGTGAGCGTCCTCGCCGCTTCCCCGTCCTACTCGCCTGTCGCCGATGCGGCCAAAGCCGGGGACTTGGAGTCCGTGCGCAGGATCCTCCAACGAGGAGCGGACGTGAACGCGGCCCAGGGAGACGGCATGTCGGCGCTCCATTGGGCGGCGGTGCTCGGCGACGCCGGGATGGCGGAGATACTGATCTATGCCGGCGCGAACGCGATGGCGGAGACCCGTATCGGTCACTACACGCCGCTTCACCTGGCGGCCAAGGCCGGAAGGGCGTCTGTCGTGGAGACGCTGCTCGAGGCCGGCGCCGACGTGAACGCGAGAACCACGAACACCGGTGCGACTCCGCTGCACCTTGCCGCCGCGTCGGGTGATGCCAGAGTCGTCACGGCGCTACTGGCCCGAGGGGCGAACGTTGACGCCCGGGACAGCGAGTGGGGACAGACGCCGCTGATTTATGCGGCCGCCCAAAACCGAGTGGACGCGATCCGGGCGTTGCTGCGAAGCGACGCGGACCCGGGCGTCACCACGAAGGTCTTAGACCTCGAGGCAGAGGAAAAGCTCGTGCGAGCGTCGGAGAAACGGCAGGAAAAGGTGCTCGAAACCCTGCGCGGTAAGGGGAGCACTGTGGCCGAGGGCGAGAGTGCACCGCCCAGCGCCCCTCAGCTGAAGGCGGCCATCCTGGCGGCGCGTGAGCTCTACCTTTCGGGAGAAGTTCCCGAGAAGGAAGAACCCGACGAGGGACGGCGGTTCCGCCCGGAGCTCAACCTGGAGACGAAAGGAGGCCTCACGGCCCTGCTTCATGCGGCTCGCCAGGGCCACGTCGAGGCGTCGCTCGCGCTTCTCGACGGGGGTGCGGACATCAACCAAGTGAGCGCGGGAGACGGCACCAGCCCCCTGCTGATAGCGACCATCAACGCCCAGTTCGATCTGGCGCTCGTCCTTCTCGAGCGCGGCGCCGACCCCAACCTCGAGGCGCGCGGCAACGGCGTCGCGCCGCTCTGGGCGGCCGTCAACGCTCAGTGGCAACCGAGAACGCGGTTTCCGCAGCCGCAACAGCACGGGCTGCAGAAGGCGACTTATCTCGACCTGATGAAAGCGCTGCTCGAGGCTGGGGCGAATCCGGATGCCCGATTGACCAAGCACCCCTGGTACATGGTCTACACCGGATGCGGTAACCGCAACTGCGGACTCGAGGACACCGTGGGCTCGACCGCTTTCTGGCGCGCCGCCTACGCGACCGACGTGGACGCCATGCGCCTTCTCGTCGCTCACGGCGCGGACCCAAACATTCCCACCAAGGCACCGCCGCCTAGGCCCCCTCGGTCGGGCACCATCGCGGAGAACGTGGATTCAGTGGAGCCGAAGCCGGTCCAGCCGAGTGGACCCGCGCTCTGGCCTGCCACCGACGCGGCCACGGTCACACCCGATCCTTCGGGACTGCCGAAGGTCAAGGCCGGAGACCCCGGCGTGTTTCCCATCCACGCTGCCTCCGGTGTCGGTTACGGCGAGGGCTTCGCCGGAAACGCCCACCGGCACGCGCCGGACGCCTGGCTCGCCGCCGTCAAGTATCTCGTGGAGGAGCTCGGCGTCGACGTGAACGCGCGCGATTACAACGGCTATAACGCGCTCCACCACGCCGCCGCCCGCGGGGACGACGAGATGATCCTCTATCTCGTGGACAAGGGGTGCGACGTCACCGCGGTGAGCCGTAGCGGGCAGACCACCGCCGACATGGCCAATGGTCCGGTCCAGCGCGTCTCCCCGTTTCCCGAAACGGTGGCGCTGCTGGAGAGGCTCGGCTCGAAGAACAACCACAACTGCGTGTCCTGTTGA